DNA sequence from the Trichocoleus desertorum ATA4-8-CV12 genome:
AGATATTCCCCAAATAATCGACTGAGAGTTCATTGCGGCACATTAAATTAGCTAATGTAGCTGGATTAAAGTGCTCTTCTAGAAACTGCAAATAAGGCTGATGGAGATGCCGATGTTCTAGATGAAACTTGGTTCTGCCAATGGGTAAGTTGGTAATGGTGAATAGCTGATTGAATTGAATCCCAAACTGCTCTTTGAGGTATGTTTTATAATCTTGCTCTAACTTCTGTTGATCAGGTGTAAGTGAGAAATTCTTAGTTGTAGGAATTTGAGGGTTATAAACTAAATCCAAAATTAAGTTGGGATTGTCACCATACCCTAATTGATTGAGCCGCTGGATGGCTCGAATCGAATCATTAAAGACGCCATCACCCCGCATTTTGTCTACGTTATCTGCCTGGTAACAGGGTAAAGAGGCTACAACTCTGACTTGATTGCGAGCAAAATATTCGGGTAAATCTTCAAAGCCTGGTTCAAAGTAGATGGTTAGGTTAGAGCGCACAATCACCTCTTTGCCCATCGCTCTTGCCGCTTCGACTAAAGGCCGAAAGCCATAATTCATCTCTGGAGCCCCACCCGTGAGGTCAACGGTTTTGATCTGGGGGAAGCGATGGATCACTTCAATTAATTGCTGACAAACTTCTGTTGTCAGTTCTTCCGTACGTTTTGGCCCTGCTTCAACATGGCAATGACTGCAAGCGAGATTGCAACGTCTGCCTAAATTAATTTGTAGGACGCTGATGGGTTGCTTGGTGAGGGGAGCACCTAGTTTCTGCGGGAAAGGGGTAACAGTGGTAGAACTTGATTGAGATTGAATCATCCTCTCTTCCTTTAGCGTTCCTTCTAAGCGATCGCCACATTAACAACCCTAGCAGTCGGTAACTTATGCAGCGATCGCGACTTTGTAGCTGACTTTGTAGTTGATTGTTTGGTTGCCAAATCAGGTGGCAGATCTGGCAGCTCCTTAATGATGTTTCTAACAGCAACCACCGCCGTCGTAGTACCAGGTTGATGGAGTCACAATCACATCGGGAATGGTGGATGCCAAATTGGCTGCGGTTTTGTCACAGACTGCTGCGGGGAGACCGCGTTGTAATACATGCCCTGCTTGGTCATCAAAGAATGGTGCGACTCCTGTGTAGATGGCAGTTTTGCCTGTAAAAATGCAGGCACCGTCGCTAGGAATTGGCACCTTAAAGGACACTGAATCGAGGCTTTCTAATAAAAGGTGTTCCTCCAAGCCATAGCTTTGACGATCGAGCAAACGGTAGGGACGACGGGCTCGGATTTCTACCTGACCAAAGCCAGCCTGGATGAGGTGCTGAACGTAGCCCTCATAGGTCAAGGCTCCAGATAAGCACATGGCCCGGAGGCGTTCATCTTGCTGTAAATGTTCTGGAATTGGACGAGTTGCGATTGGGTCACTCATTATGAGACGACCACTGGGTTTGAGGACTCGATAGACTTCTTGGAGAGCTTTAGCTAGATCTGCGGGTTCAAAGATATTGAACAAACAGTTTTGCGCCACTACATCTACAGAAGCATCTGGGACAGGTAGATGAAAGGCATCCCCTTCCCGAATTTCGACGAAGCTGGAGTCAAACCAGGTGT
Encoded proteins:
- the arsS gene encoding arsenosugar biosynthesis radical SAM protein ArsS (Some members of this family are selenoproteins.) — translated: MIQSQSSSTTVTPFPQKLGAPLTKQPISVLQINLGRRCNLACSHCHVEAGPKRTEELTTEVCQQLIEVIHRFPQIKTVDLTGGAPEMNYGFRPLVEAARAMGKEVIVRSNLTIYFEPGFEDLPEYFARNQVRVVASLPCYQADNVDKMRGDGVFNDSIRAIQRLNQLGYGDNPNLILDLVYNPQIPTTKNFSLTPDQQKLEQDYKTYLKEQFGIQFNQLFTITNLPIGRTKFHLEHRHLHQPYLQFLEEHFNPATLANLMCRNELSVDYLGNIYDCDFNQMENLPARTGTGATLTVAQLLQAGTLDLIESVRTANFCYGCTAGSGSSCGGALV
- the arsM gene encoding arsenosugar biosynthesis arsenite methyltransferase ArsM; amino-acid sequence: MSYLESVAQFYSEVAETPEVGLCCVQSSPLQLPGLNIPAKMQEMNYGCGTTVHPTELAGNPTVLYVGVGGGLEALQFAYFSRQPGAVIAVDPVETMREAARQNLQMAAQENTWFDSSFVEIREGDAFHLPVPDASVDVVAQNCLFNIFEPADLAKALQEVYRVLKPSGRLIMSDPIATRPIPEHLQQDERLRAMCLSGALTYEGYVQHLIQAGFGQVEIRARRPYRLLDRQSYGLEEHLLLESLDSVSFKVPIPSDGACIFTGKTAIYTGVAPFFDDQAGHVLQRGLPAAVCDKTAANLASTIPDVIVTPSTWYYDGGGCC